One genomic segment of Aquamicrobium lusatiense includes these proteins:
- a CDS encoding [protein-PII] uridylyltransferase, which yields MAKIALRLDELIDGAALRSQLSALAGKGTANSSDTRNAVLALLKQQRQEGLRIAEEMLRQDGSGTACAERLSHVMDEIVRALYDFTASRVYPADNPSTAERMAVVAVGGYGRGTLAPGSDIDLLFLLPYKQTPWSEQIAEYMLYMLWDMRLKVGHATRNIDECVRLSLSDMTIRTALLESRFLCGDEALSREMVERFDREVVATTGAEFAQAKLAERDVRHAKSGESRYLVEPNVKDGKGGLRDLHTLFWIGKYYYRVRSGGELVGKGVFTQGEYRQFLKSEDFLWAVRCHMHFLTGKAEERLHFDIQRDIAERLGYTSHPGLSAVERFMKHYFLIAKDVGNLTRIFCAGLEEEQAKQVPGMAGMLTGFTRRRRKLAGTSDFVVDNHRLNVADDKVFERDPVNLLRLFWFADRHGLEFHPDALKLVTRSLRLVDKTLRRNHEANRLFLDILTSDRHAELNLRRMNEAGLLGRLIPDFGKIVAMMQFNMYHHYTVDEHLIRCVGILAQIESGAGEKAHPLSHSLMPELAKHRDALYVTVLLHDIAKGRPEDHSTAGARIARRICPHMGLSKSDTETVAWLVEHHLLMSMTAQTRDLNDRKTIEDFATIVQSVERLKLLLILTVCDIRGVGPGVWNGWKGQLLRTLYYETELLLTGGFSEMSRSQRTADARAELIKALDGWTEDEKVAYVGLLYPNYLLTVALADQLRHAKFVREADAAGRKLDTMVRTHEFEAVTEITVLAQDHPRLLSVIAGACAAAGANIVDAQIFTTADGRALDTILISREFELDEDERRRAERVGKLIEDVLSGRSWLPEVIAKRSKAKRSAKAFRITPRAEIRNTLSHRFSVIEVKGLDRPGLLSEITGALSDLSLDIASAHITTFGEKVIDTFYVTDLTGQKVENPARIAAISKRLVEVLKGNGLTELYKARSAAE from the coding sequence ATGGCAAAGATCGCGCTCAGGCTGGACGAACTCATAGATGGCGCGGCATTGCGCAGCCAGCTGTCGGCGCTGGCCGGCAAGGGCACGGCGAATTCCTCCGACACCCGCAATGCGGTGCTTGCCCTGCTCAAGCAGCAACGACAGGAAGGTCTGCGCATCGCCGAGGAGATGCTGCGCCAGGACGGCAGCGGCACCGCGTGCGCAGAACGGCTGTCCCATGTCATGGACGAGATCGTGCGGGCGCTCTACGATTTCACCGCGAGCCGCGTCTACCCGGCCGACAATCCCTCGACGGCCGAGCGCATGGCGGTTGTGGCGGTGGGCGGCTACGGGCGCGGAACCCTGGCGCCCGGCTCCGACATCGACCTGTTGTTCCTGCTGCCCTACAAGCAGACGCCGTGGAGCGAGCAGATCGCCGAGTATATGCTCTACATGCTGTGGGACATGCGGCTGAAGGTCGGCCACGCCACACGCAACATCGATGAGTGCGTCCGCCTCTCCCTGTCCGACATGACGATCCGCACCGCGCTTCTGGAAAGCCGGTTCCTGTGCGGCGACGAGGCGCTGAGCCGCGAGATGGTGGAGCGGTTCGACCGCGAGGTGGTGGCCACCACCGGCGCCGAGTTCGCGCAGGCCAAGCTGGCCGAGCGCGACGTGCGCCACGCCAAGTCCGGCGAAAGCCGCTATCTGGTCGAGCCCAACGTCAAGGACGGCAAGGGCGGCCTGCGCGACCTGCACACGCTGTTCTGGATCGGCAAATATTACTACCGGGTGCGCAGCGGCGGCGAGCTGGTGGGCAAGGGCGTGTTCACGCAGGGCGAGTACCGGCAGTTCCTCAAGTCGGAGGATTTCCTGTGGGCGGTGCGCTGCCACATGCATTTCCTCACCGGCAAGGCGGAGGAGCGCCTGCATTTCGACATTCAGCGCGATATCGCCGAGCGCCTCGGCTACACCAGCCATCCCGGCCTGTCGGCTGTCGAGCGCTTCATGAAGCACTATTTCCTCATCGCCAAGGATGTCGGAAACCTCACCCGCATTTTCTGCGCCGGACTGGAGGAGGAGCAGGCCAAGCAGGTTCCCGGCATGGCCGGCATGCTCACCGGCTTCACGCGCCGACGGCGCAAACTGGCCGGCACCAGCGATTTCGTGGTCGACAACCACCGCCTCAACGTGGCCGACGACAAGGTGTTCGAGCGCGATCCGGTCAATCTGCTGCGCCTGTTCTGGTTTGCCGACCGCCACGGGCTGGAATTCCACCCGGATGCGCTGAAACTGGTGACGCGCTCGCTGCGGCTGGTCGACAAGACGCTCCGCCGCAACCATGAAGCCAACCGGCTGTTTCTCGACATCCTCACCTCGGACCGGCATGCCGAGCTCAATCTCAGGCGCATGAACGAGGCCGGGCTTCTCGGGCGACTGATCCCCGATTTCGGCAAGATCGTCGCCATGATGCAGTTCAACATGTACCACCACTATACGGTGGACGAGCATCTGATCCGCTGCGTCGGCATTCTGGCGCAGATCGAAAGCGGCGCTGGCGAAAAGGCGCATCCGCTGTCGCATTCGCTCATGCCCGAACTGGCAAAGCACCGCGACGCGCTTTATGTAACGGTGCTCCTGCACGACATCGCCAAGGGTCGCCCGGAGGATCACTCGACGGCCGGCGCGCGCATCGCACGGCGCATATGCCCGCATATGGGCCTGTCGAAAAGCGACACCGAAACCGTCGCCTGGCTGGTGGAGCACCACCTGCTGATGTCGATGACCGCCCAGACGCGCGACCTCAACGACCGCAAGACGATCGAGGATTTCGCCACCATCGTGCAGTCGGTGGAACGGCTGAAGCTGCTTCTTATCCTGACCGTCTGCGACATTCGCGGGGTGGGTCCCGGCGTCTGGAACGGCTGGAAGGGACAGCTTCTTCGCACCCTCTATTACGAGACGGAACTGCTGCTTACCGGCGGATTCTCGGAAATGTCGCGCTCACAGCGCACGGCCGACGCACGCGCCGAGCTGATCAAGGCGCTGGACGGTTGGACCGAGGACGAGAAGGTTGCCTATGTCGGCCTTCTTTATCCGAACTACCTGCTTACCGTTGCTCTGGCCGATCAGCTTCGCCATGCGAAATTCGTGCGCGAGGCCGATGCCGCCGGCCGCAAGCTCGACACCATGGTGCGCACCCATGAATTCGAGGCCGTGACCGAAATCACAGTGCTGGCGCAGGACCATCCCCGCCTGCTTTCGGTGATCGCGGGCGCATGCGCCGCCGCCGGCGCCAACATCGTCGATGCCCAGATCTTCACCACAGCCGACGGGCGCGCGCTCGACACCATATTGATCAGCCGCGAGTTCGAGCTGGACGAGGATGAGCGCCGCCGCGCCGAACGCGTCGGCAAGCTGATCGAGGATGTGCTGTCGGGGCGCAGCTGGCTGCCGGAGGTGATCGCAAAGCGCAGCAAGGCCAAACGCAGCGCCAAGGCCTTCCGCATCACGCCGCGCGCCGAAATCCGCAACACGCTGTCGCACCGGTTTTCGGTGATCGAGGTGAAGGGCCTCGACCGGCCCGGCCTGCTGTCGGAAATCACCGGTGCCCTGTCCGACCTTTCGCTCGACATCGCATCGGCCCATATCACCACCTTCGGCGAGAAGGTGATCGACACTTTCTATGTCACCGACCTGACCGGGCAGAAGGTGGAAAACCCGGCGCGCATCGCGGCAATCAGCAAGCGGCTGGTCGAGGTGCTGAAGGGAAACGGGCTCACCGAGCTTTACAAAGCCCGCTCGGCGGCGGAATAG